The DNA window CTGGAGAAATCTCGATATCAATGCCGATGTTCACCGATCATTCGATCGACCACATCGACGCGCTATGGGATACAGCCTCGCTTCTGACAGGAGACGAATTTCCTATTAATCCTGCGGAAGCGTTCGTCATGGGAGGGGCGTTCCTCCTGCACGACCTTGGCATGGGGTTGGCGGCATTTCCAGGCGGAGTAGAGGACGTCGTAGCTGACCCGATTTTTGATGATCTTTCTACTATGGCGCTGGCAAAGCTGAGGACCGCGAGCGCCGCTGATGCCGACGAAGATTCTTTGCGCAAGTTAGCTCGCCAGGAAGCAATATCGACTGTACTTCGACTGCGTCATGCAAAACAGGCGGAGCGGCTTGCCTCGCAGCGGTTTCGAATTCCGGGTGGCGGTGAGTTTCCTCTCCTGGAAAATACGGAGCTACGAACCGCATTCGGCCCAATAATCGGCCGGATAGCTCACAGTCATTGGTTTGACGTAGATGATCTTCCCAATCACTTCCCTAATGTTCTGGGCTCATTCTCTCGCCATCCCGAAGGCTGGCATGTCGATGCGCTGAAGATTGCTTGTGTGCTCCGTTTGGCCGATGCTGTTCATATCGATAGTAGACGTGCTCCGACCTATCTCCACGCTTTCCGTCGGCCAACAGGCGACTCAAGCCATCATTGGTACTTCCAGCAGCGCCTCACTAGGCCTCGCGTGACGGCTGACCGACTCGAATATACGTCGAATCAGGTGTTTCAGGTAAGCGAGGCCGCTGCATGGTGGCTAGCTTTCGATGCGATCGGCACTATTGACCGCGAACTCGGCAAGGTAGATGCGCTATGTGCAGATCTCGACAGGCCGAGGTTCCTCGTTAGATCAGTAGCGGGAGCGGAGTCACCTGATCGGCTAGCCCGGTTTATCCCCACCTCCGGGTGGCGTCCGATAGATGCGAATCTTCGAGTTTCGCAGGTTAGCGACGTAGTTAGCCGCCTTGGCGGTAAAGAGTTGTATGGAAATCGTCCTGAGGTGGCGTTAAGGGAAGCAGTTGCTAATGCGGCTGACGCGGTACGGGCTAGGTCGCGTTTGTTCGGGGGAAGCGACCTTTCCGTCGTGGTGCGGATGAAGAAGGAGAACGAGTCGTACTGGTTGACGGTCGAAGACCGCGGCATAGGGATGAGTGCAGAAAAGTTAGTGTCTACGCTCACCGACTTCGGCTACTCACACTGGCAATCTACTGAGATGGCAAGTGAATATCCTGGGCTTATCTCTCGTGGTTTCAAGTCCACTGGACAGTTCGGCATTGGGTTCTTTTCTATTTTTATGATCGCGGACTACGTTGAGGTGAAGAGCCTTAAACACTTCGAGGCTGCGACCGAGACTCATATTCTTGTTTTCCCGAATGGCCTAAACACGCGACCGCTGTTGCGGGTCGCTGACGAGAGTGAGCGGTTGAACGGTGGTGGTACTGTCCTTCGAGCAAAATTGAAGCACGACCCCCTCTCTGAGGACGGACTCTTTCAAACTGATATTCTCAATCAGTCTCGAACCCACATGCTTCGAAACGTATTGCTTGAACTCTGTGCCCTTGCTGACGTAGACATCCAGTTGGACGGTCCAGACGAAGCGTCGACCCTCGAAACGTTGCTTCGAGGAAATGATTGGAAGACGCTTCCTCCGCGTGAACTCTTCCGCCGGATTTATCAGAGCAGTGAGCTCTCGCCACCTGATCAGGCGATGTATGACGCTTATGAGGATGTCTTCGCAGAACATGTGCGCGACTTGCGAGACGATAACGGCGATATCATCGGCCGAGCGATTTTAGCTGCTGGCTTGGAGTCTGAAACGGTGCAGGATCTATGGTGGTGGCCTTCCCCTATGGCTCAGGTGTATGTCGGCGGGTTTCACGCGTACTGGATCTATGATTGCTTGGGGGCCTTCTGCGGGGCGCCTCTCAAGGCAGATCGTTTTTCAGCATTCCCAGTAGCGACGACAGATGAGTTGCGCCGGTGGGCTGAATCGCAGGCAGAGCTGGTAAGGAGAAGCAAGTTCGCAACAGCTCGCAGTAGATACGGCGCGGGCGATCTCGCTCGATCAGTTGGCGCAGATGTTCCTCTTCTGCCCTGTGGCTTTGTGGACGGCGGTGAGATTCTTCCTGCTGCTCTCATAGCGATGCTTCGGGAATGTAGCGAATTACTCATGATTCCTAGCTGGGAATTGCACGTATTCCATCGAGAAGATGGGACGGCAGTATTCATCGACCAGACAAGGGGTAGGCAGGTAACGCTGCCTAGCCACGCAATTGTTTATGATTACCCTCATTGGTTTTTCCCGGAGGAAGTTTTAAAGCGGCCCAAGGATGAGCGATTTTCTGATTTTGGTGCTGTTGAGCGCGGAAAATGGAATCCGCGTAGGTGGTGGTACTACTCGGGAAGGGTAGGTTCTACAAAGGTAATACTTGAGGCCGCGCTCTCAGCGTGGGGATGCGATCCGCTAAGTCTTGCAGACAAATTCGAATGCCTCGATTTCGGCACTTCCGGCGATCAGCGGCTAGTTCTTGAGTGCGTGGATGGAGTTGGGGAAGCTCGGGTTGATGCATACCGGATGCATCGTCCTTGAAGAAGAAGTCACCACATTTCATTATCTATCGAGGAAATAATGGATGGCGGTCGTCTAGATGGAGTTCGAATGACCGATGAATTTCAACTGGAGCGATATCGCTATATTCTGCGCCAGATTGAGACGACAAACCAAAACACATATCGATTTTTGGCTCTTTATCAGACGATTGCAACGGCGCTAGCTACTGCGAGCGTCGCACTTTTTCTCGGCTATAAGTCCTGGGGGATCGAACAGAGCGTTGCCCACACCGGCTTGACGGCCCTACTGCTTCTCCTTATTGTTACTGCGGCCTTCGCTGTTCTCTTGATTCTTGCTGGAGTCTTCTCGTGGATGGATTACAGACGCGAGGAGTGCAAACTGGTGAATTCTATTCTTGGAGAAGGTTTTCGCTCGCCACCACGGTGGCGCAGCCTTATTCGGTGGTATGAGACGTGGATAGTTGCGTTTATCGTCGCCTCGATGTCCACCATGTGGTTCTTGGTCGTGCACTTTCTCATGCCGGCGCTTGGCCCAGTCAGCTGACAGAATCCATCATCGCCTCGGGTCTGATGCCTGATCCAGAGTGTGGCGGGACGTTACGTCTGCGCCTAGATTTGGTCGATCCTCTGAGGTGCGCCGGTAGCTCCTGACGACCGAATCCACCCTCCCGTTCTTTCGAAGAATCGTCTCGCGCTCGGTTAGGGCTGTTCCGACCTCAACCTGGAAGAGCGCAGCGAGGCTTGGGTCGGCAGCAACTTCGCCTTGCCGCGAGTCCGATTCGTCATCGTTCGCTCTTCCTTCGCGTCTCGGATTTCTTCTCACGATGGTCCCGCGGCCATGCTCGGTTTCTACCAGACCCGCCTCGCGCAGGACTGAAATAGCCCGACGTATGGTTCCGCGACTAACTCTGAACTCGGCGGTGAGAGCACTCTCTGCTGGAAAAAGAGCACCAGGTGCAATGGCGCCGCTTTCAAGGCGTTTGCTCAGTTCGGTGGCGATGGCGCGGTAGCGGGGCTGTCCGTAGCGCGGGGTGGGCACTGGGTCACCGTACCTGGCACTTGTCTTACCAAGTGCCAACCAAGTGACCCGTTTCGACGTCTGGACAACTCGTCCACTTGTAGATACGTTCCGTGGTGTGCGGCCAGGGTGACGGCTCGTGTCAGGGGTGGTCTCGGCTGGCCCTGGTCGCACCTGAAGCGCGGCGTCCTGTCGGACCGGTTGCGGTAGTCGCGCGGACAAGTTGGCTCGGCGTTACCCGACCCGTCCTGGTCGGGCGGTGCGCCGTGCCTTCATTCGAGCCGGTGGCCGGCTGCAATTCCCCCGTGGTCGGCCGCCGGCTCTCTTCTACCTGTGGAGGTGCGATGTCCAGCCGTCCTCGTCGACGCCGCCGGCTCTTCCTGTGGTGGCCCCGAAAGCGGTACCCGACGCGGTCAGCCAAGGGCAATGTCCCACCGGGTGCGTGCCCGGCGGTCCCGCGGTCGGCGCGATGGTCGGTCGAGCAGGCACGGGAGTCGTCCGCAGCGGCGCCTACCCCGCCGATCACGCGAGTCCAGATCTACCGGGACGGCGCCGGGCGGTGGCCGCGGTGACGCCGACGGGCAAGTGTGGCGACGTGACGAACCATCCGGACTGGTGTGCCCCCGATCGCTGCGGTCACCTTGTGCCACCGCTGATGACGGAGATGACTCGCCACCATCGCGGTCCGATGCACCGGATCGGCAACGCTCGCGCGGGCGGCATGGTGGTTGCGTACCTCATCGGCGTCGACGCTCGGACACCCCTGATCGCGGTGCACGCGACGTGTCGGGCCGGTATCGGCTGGGCTGAGCTGTCCCTGACACAGGCCGTTCGACTGATCGAGTGCTTACGCGGCCTGGTGATCGAGGCGGGTGGAGATCCCGGGAGCCACGATGACTGATTCAGAGAGCATGCCGGAGTACGCCCTGGGGTCGGTGACCGACGTCGTCGGATGCCCCGCGTGGTGCCAAGGGTGCGGGCCGAACGATCCGATGCACCGAGGCTTCCTCGCCACCGTCGGCCAGGAGCGGACGGGCTGGGTCAGCGTTCAGATGCTGCTCGACCGGTTCGGGCGACGGGACTTGGCCGTGAAGCTCGACGCCACCCGCGACGGCGCGACGCAACCCGTCCTGCTCGACCGGGTCCGTCTGGACCGCCTCATCTACGAACTGACCTACGTGCGCCTGGTGATGATGACCAAGGGCCTACATCTGGAAGAGCACGATGAACACCCCTGAGCGCCGGCACACAGGCCGGCCTCCCTCCCCAGCCGGGCAACGGACCAAGCGGCGTGCGGCGCCGGTCGCTCCAGTCCCCGAACGCCCGGCCGGCGGGACCACCTGGCAGACGTTGGAACGTCTAGGGGGTACGGTGGCCGGTGTGCAAGGTCGGGACTGGCGCCCTCGATACCTGCAACTCGCCGAAGAGTTGCGGGCAAAGATCATGGGCGGAGAACTGGCCCCCGGCACTCTGATGCCGAGCGAGACCGAGCTTGCCGAGTCCTCCGGCCTGTCCCGCACCAGCGTGCGCAACGCGATCCGCCAACTCCGCGAGTGGGGCCTGGTCCGCGCCGAGCAGGGACGCGGCACCTATGTGCGGGCACCCCGCCAACGGGTACGCCGACGCAACGCCGAGCGCTACCAGTGGGAGAAGGACCGGGTCCTGCTCGACGAGGACGAGCGGTTGAAGACCGGCGCCACCGAGCACGACACCGGCCTGACCGTCGACGACCTCAAGTTCCACGCCGAGTACACCCGTGTCGAGGCTGATGCGGAGATGGCTGCCGCCTTGCAGGTCGACCCGGGCACAACGCTGCTACGCCGGGTCTACTGGACTTCCTCCCGGCATGAGAACGCGCCGCTGACCGTGTCGTACTCGTACCTGCCGTACGACCTCGTGGCCACGAACCCGGACCTGCTCGACGAGGGCAAGGAACCGTGGCCGGGCGGCACCCAGCACCAGCTCCACACCATCGGCATCGAGCTGGACCGGATCGACGACGTGATCCGCGCGCGTCCGCCGTCGCCGGATGAGGCCGAACTTCTGGACATCGATCCGGGTGTCTCCGTCCTTACTGTCCGGAAGACCTCGGTCGACACGACCGGCAGGGTCGTCGAGGTCGCCGACGTGGTGATGCCGGGTGACCGGACTGAGCTTGTCTACTCCCACAAACTCCAGCGGTGGAAAACTTGACGCAGCTCGTCTCGGTCGTCACCCCGGTCCACGCGCCCAGCATCGAGCACCTTGCCGGCGCCTACGAGTCGTTGGCTAAGCAGGAGATGCCCACCGGGTGGGACTGGCAATGGCTCGTCCAGGAGGATGGGCAGACCGGCGCCCTGGCCGACGCGCTGCCCGACGATCCCCGGATCAGTCTCGGCACCGGTCGCACTGGTGGTCCTGGCGTCGCCCGTACCCTCGCCCTTTCTCGGGTCTCCGGTGAGCTCATCAAGGTCTTGGATGCTGACGACCAGTTGACCCCCGGCGCGCTCGCCCGGGACATCGCCGCGTTCGACGCGCACCCGCAGATCGGCTGGACCACCTCGCGGGTCCTCGATCTGCTACCCGACGGGTCAACCGCCGGCTGGGACAAGGATCCAGCCGGCGGGGTCGTCGACCGCGGTGCGGTCCTGTCCTTTTGGCAAGCCAACGGGTACCGGGCATCGGTGCACCCCGCGACTCTTTGCCTGCGGCGGGATCTCGTCTTCGCCCTGGGCGGCTGGATGGCACTTCCCGCCTCCGAGGACACGGGCCTGCTGCTCGCCGCCAACGCCGTCAGCGCCGGCTACTTCACTCGGGAGTACGGGCTGCTCTACCGCAAGTGGCCCGGACAGGTCACCAGCCAGGCCGCACACCGGGAACCGGCCGAGTATCAGGCCCGAATGCGGATCATCGAGGCCAGAGCCAACGCCCTGGCCTCGATGCTGCCGAACGGTTTACCGCTCACTCCTCTGGCGTAGCCTCGTGCCCCGGCATGCCGTGGGTGCGACGCCGCTCCTTCATCTCCGCTTCGTAGATGTGCCGCCGGCCGCCGGCTAGCTCCTCCCTAGCGTCCCGCTCTATCTCCTGGAACGCGGCGAAGTAGCCGTCGTCGAACTCCTCCATGATCTCGAACGTCCAGCGCCCAGGAAGCAGGTTGCGCCCCAACAGTTCGCGTTCTACACGTTCAGCGACCTCGTTGTGCCCTGCCCTGCGCATTAGCTCGACCACTCGATCAAGAGTCAAGTCGGCACCGCCAACCAACTGATGGGCGGAGTAGAGGTGGCCTCGCACGCGGTGCACGGTCTCCAACGCTTTGCTCAACTCACCCAGGGCCTCAACGGTGATGTTGTCGAGGCCGTCTGGGCGTCGATGGTCTTCGCGGACCGCCTGTTGCAACTCCTTATCTGACATGTTCGCCAACTACCCTGCGAGGCGGCCGCATCACTTCCCCTCGCGGGGTGATCAAGCTGGCGAGCAACGCTGGCGCTAAGCCAGCAAGGGAAGACAGCCGCCCCCGCCGATGATGACCAAGATCAGGATGATGACCCGGTCGAGGATCGGTCCCGGCATCTTGATAGTGAAGTTGAACTCGAACATGTTCGCCTCCCTCGATGTTTGATGCTTCTCAAGAAAGACAGTATTGACTGGGTCAAGTCCTTGCGGCTCCGGCTATTGCTGCTGATTTTAAGTATTTGCTCTGCCGTTCTTCGGTGATACGGTCGTTTCAATGTTGCGTCATTCATAACGACATGCATGTCGTTATGAATCAGCGTTTTCCCAGCTCACAGTCATCTTCGTCTGACATCTGGGCTGCGGTTGCGGGGACTAATCGGACCGATGGTCGAAAGCGCTCAAATTCCTAGCTGTGTGTCAATCAGGACGCGTTTCGGCTAATTCGTGTTCCCCGTCACATTGTTCGTCGCGAGCAATTTTCGTACGCCCGACCTCTTGGTGCGGGTTGTGATCAAACTGGGGAAGCCGCGCGCCTTGGTCGCCCGAGTTCATGATCAGCTCGCCGCGGAGCCTGGGAGCCTGAGTCGATGTGCCTCAGCGCAGCTTGTTGACTTGTCTGCCAAGTGCCGTCTACCTTGGACCGCAACTTGGCAGACAAGTTAACAAGTGGAGGGTGAGCGATGGCTCTGCGAGGCGGAACCCGGTTCGCTGTGCGGTTCGAGGACGTGTTCCCGGCGGGGTGCGCGTTGGTGCCCGAGTCGATGGGTGAGGTCGAGGACTACGACGAGAAGACGGGCCGGCGTAGCCCGGCGAAGGACAAGCTGACCGGCCAGCGGGTGTGGCAGGTGCGGGTGATGGACCTCGACCCCGAGCTGGGGAAGCGGTCGCGGGAGACGACGGTGAAGATCTCGGCCGACTACCAGCCGGTACCGCCGACGGGTGCGCCGTTCGAGGCGGTGGAGTTCGACGGGATGACGGTCACGCCGTACGTGAGCAACAACAACCGGATGGCGTACTCGCTGCGCGCGACCGGACTGCGGGCGCCGGCGGGCGTGACCAAGAAGGCGGCGGCGTAGCCGTATCTGGTGGGGCGGGGCTGTCAGGTCTTGGCGGACGGCAGCCCCGCCCTCTGTCTCTTTCCCCTGCTCTGTCGAGAGAGGTAGTGACGTGTCCAAGGGTATGCGTCCGGCTGGCCGCGGCTGGCCTCGGTGTGGCGTGTGTCAGTCGCGGTTCGATCCGGCGACTGGTGCCGACGGTCGATGTGAGGGTTGCGTGGGGCAGCTCGTGCTTCCGTTTCCTCCGGTCCGGGATGCGTCGGGCCGGTTCGTGTCGCTGCGGGGTGCCAAGTGATCGGGCGGCCTCGCGGTGAGGTGGTGACGACCTCGGCCGGTGACCTGATGGTGTTCCGTCCGAGGCGGTTCGAGCTGCCGATGTGGGCAGTGGTGCTCGGCCTGGTGCTGCGCTGGTCGGGCCGGGTGCTGTGGTGGAGCCTGCGTCATCCGGTGGCTACCGGCGCGGTGGTGCTGACGCTGTGGCTGTACGTCGAGTTCGACTGGCCGGGCCTGGTGGTCCCACTGGTGGTGGTGTCGGCGGTGTCGGCGGTGTGGCGTTGGCGGGATGAGTCGTCGTGGTGGGCGTGGCTGGCGGGTCCGCTGCTGGGTTCGTTCCGGCGGGTGTTCGTCTACCGGCGGGTGTGGCGTGAGGCCATGACGTTGTGCGGGCTCGCGGAGACGTTCGACCGTCGACACGTTCTCCCTGAGCTGCTGCGGGTCCGTTCGGATCAGGCGCTCGACGTGCTGACGGTGCGGATGGTCCGGGGGCAGACGCCGGAGCAGTTCCAGCGGGTGAGCGCGAACCTGGCGTACGCCTTCGGCCGGCGGCACGCCCGGGTCTACGCGGAACGTCCCGGTGATCCGCCGACCCGTGCCGGTCGATGGGGCTGGGTGCTGCGGCTGGTGGATCGGGCGCGGTATCGGGACCGGCCGACGGTGGTCTACGTGGCGTTGGTGCGTACCGATGCGTTGCGCACGGTGGTGCCGCCGTTCCCGGTGCCGTCGGTGCCGGACTTCACCGCGCTGCCGTTGGCCCGGCGGGAGGACCTGCGTCCCTGGTCGCTGCATCTGCTCGCGACGCACGTCCTGGTGGGCGGCGCCACCCGGTCGGGGAAGGGCTCGGTGCTGTGGTCGCTGGTCCGGGTCCTCGGCAGCGGCGTCGCGTCCGGGCTGGTGCGGCTGTGGGTGGTCGACCCGAAGGGCGGGATGGAGTTCGCGCTCGGCCGGCCGATGTTCGCCCGGTTCGCGTGCAAGTCGTTCGAGGCGATGGCGGACCTGCTCGACGAGGCCGTGACGGTGCTGCGGGAGCGTCAGACCCGGTTGGCGGGAACGGTGCGGGTGCACACGCCGACCGAGGCTGACCCCCTGGTCGTGGTCGTCGTCGACGAGATGGCGGCGCTGACCGCGTACTTGCAGGATGTCGAGCTGCGTAAGCGCATCGCGTCGTCGCTGGGGCTGCTGCTGTCGCAGGGTGCCGGCGTCGGCGTGCTGGTGGTGGCCGCGTTGCAGGACCCGCGTAAGGAGGTGCTGCCGTTCCGGGACCTGTTCCCGACCCGCATCGCGCTCGGCCTGACCGAGGCGTCACAGGTCGACATGGTCCTCGGCGACGGTGCCCGCAACCGGGGCGCGCTCGCCGACCAGATGCCCCGGTGGGCCAAGGGCCTCGGGTACGTGATCCTCGACGGCACCCCTGACCCGATGCGGGTGCGGTTCTCGTACGTCAGCGACGACGACATCCGCGACATGGCCCAGCGGTTCCCGGCGCCGGCTGACGCCTCGGACATCCTCGCCCAGGTCGGCCGGGAAACCGCCACCGAACCGGTGCGCCTTCCGTTGCCCCGCAAGCCCTCCGGGCGGCTGCTGCCCGACGCGCTGCGCAACCTGCTCGACTCCGACGGCGAGGGGTGAGCCGCGGTGACCACCCCTGCGAACGGTCGCCGGTTCTACCGGCTGCGCACCCCCGAACCGGTCACCGCCGTGTCCGTCCGCGTCGACCCGCAACGGCCCGACCCGTACCCGGTGTATCTCGCGGTCGGTGCGGGCCGGCGACGGATGTCGCTGACCCCCAACGAGGCGTGGGCGCTGTGGCGCTGCCTCTCCGAAGCCGTCGCCACGCTCGGCGCCCCGCCCGACTACATCCGCACCGACATCCGACCGGCCAGGAGGTAACCGCGATGACCACCCTCACCCGCATCGTCAACCGACTCCGCCGCCCGCTGCGCATCCGCCTCGTCGGCCCGGCCGACCAGACCGCCGCCGCCCTGCACGGCCTGGCGCACATGGTCAACCGCCGCCCCGACATGGCCGACCGGCGCATCCGCATCGACCTGACCATCCGCGAGAAGCCGTTGCAGGAGTGGCGATGACCGAGCGCACCGAATCGGCCGTACGCCTGGTGATCCTGCTCGCCATCGCCGCCATCGCCGCCATGGCCGGCGCCGCCGCCTTCACCCACGTCCACGACCTCTCCGTCGCCCACGGCCAACCGAACTGGATCGGCTGGGCCAACGCCGTAGCGGTCGAGCTGATGACGATCTACCTCGGCCTGGAACTACGCGCCCGCCGTCGTGCGGGTCGACCGGTCGGCCTGGTGGGCTCGCTGCTGGTGGCGTTCGCGTTGCTGTCCCTCGCGGCCCAGGTCGCGGAAGCCCATCCGTCGGTGGGGGGCTGGGTCGTGGCGGCGGTGCC is part of the Micromonospora sp. WMMD980 genome and encodes:
- a CDS encoding ATP-binding protein gives rise to the protein MTTDFMQSRLWLRTLGAEDAGAGSAEREQLRAAYLQFRSVVRDLAGEISISMPMFTDHSIDHIDALWDTASLLTGDEFPINPAEAFVMGGAFLLHDLGMGLAAFPGGVEDVVADPIFDDLSTMALAKLRTASAADADEDSLRKLARQEAISTVLRLRHAKQAERLASQRFRIPGGGEFPLLENTELRTAFGPIIGRIAHSHWFDVDDLPNHFPNVLGSFSRHPEGWHVDALKIACVLRLADAVHIDSRRAPTYLHAFRRPTGDSSHHWYFQQRLTRPRVTADRLEYTSNQVFQVSEAAAWWLAFDAIGTIDRELGKVDALCADLDRPRFLVRSVAGAESPDRLARFIPTSGWRPIDANLRVSQVSDVVSRLGGKELYGNRPEVALREAVANAADAVRARSRLFGGSDLSVVVRMKKENESYWLTVEDRGIGMSAEKLVSTLTDFGYSHWQSTEMASEYPGLISRGFKSTGQFGIGFFSIFMIADYVEVKSLKHFEAATETHILVFPNGLNTRPLLRVADESERLNGGGTVLRAKLKHDPLSEDGLFQTDILNQSRTHMLRNVLLELCALADVDIQLDGPDEASTLETLLRGNDWKTLPPRELFRRIYQSSELSPPDQAMYDAYEDVFAEHVRDLRDDNGDIIGRAILAAGLESETVQDLWWWPSPMAQVYVGGFHAYWIYDCLGAFCGAPLKADRFSAFPVATTDELRRWAESQAELVRRSKFATARSRYGAGDLARSVGADVPLLPCGFVDGGEILPAALIAMLRECSELLMIPSWELHVFHREDGTAVFIDQTRGRQVTLPSHAIVYDYPHWFFPEEVLKRPKDERFSDFGAVERGKWNPRRWWYYSGRVGSTKVILEAALSAWGCDPLSLADKFECLDFGTSGDQRLVLECVDGVGEARVDAYRMHRP
- a CDS encoding GntR family transcriptional regulator, coding for MRPGPAETTPDTSRHPGRTPRNVSTSGRVVQTSKRVTWLALGKTSARYGDPVPTPRYGQPRYRAIATELSKRLESGAIAPGALFPAESALTAEFRVSRGTIRRAISVLREAGLVETEHGRGTIVRRNPRREGRANDDESDSRQGEVAADPSLAALFQVEVGTALTERETILRKNGRVDSVVRSYRRTSEDRPNLGADVTSRHTLDQASDPRR
- a CDS encoding GntR family transcriptional regulator; the protein is MAGVQGRDWRPRYLQLAEELRAKIMGGELAPGTLMPSETELAESSGLSRTSVRNAIRQLREWGLVRAEQGRGTYVRAPRQRVRRRNAERYQWEKDRVLLDEDERLKTGATEHDTGLTVDDLKFHAEYTRVEADAEMAAALQVDPGTTLLRRVYWTSSRHENAPLTVSYSYLPYDLVATNPDLLDEGKEPWPGGTQHQLHTIGIELDRIDDVIRARPPSPDEAELLDIDPGVSVLTVRKTSVDTTGRVVEVADVVMPGDRTELVYSHKLQRWKT
- a CDS encoding glycosyltransferase, translating into MENLTQLVSVVTPVHAPSIEHLAGAYESLAKQEMPTGWDWQWLVQEDGQTGALADALPDDPRISLGTGRTGGPGVARTLALSRVSGELIKVLDADDQLTPGALARDIAAFDAHPQIGWTTSRVLDLLPDGSTAGWDKDPAGGVVDRGAVLSFWQANGYRASVHPATLCLRRDLVFALGGWMALPASEDTGLLLAANAVSAGYFTREYGLLYRKWPGQVTSQAAHREPAEYQARMRIIEARANALASMLPNGLPLTPLA
- a CDS encoding transcriptional regulator yields the protein MALRGGTRFAVRFEDVFPAGCALVPESMGEVEDYDEKTGRRSPAKDKLTGQRVWQVRVMDLDPELGKRSRETTVKISADYQPVPPTGAPFEAVEFDGMTVTPYVSNNNRMAYSLRATGLRAPAGVTKKAAA
- a CDS encoding FtsK/SpoIIIE domain-containing protein produces the protein MVFRPRRFELPMWAVVLGLVLRWSGRVLWWSLRHPVATGAVVLTLWLYVEFDWPGLVVPLVVVSAVSAVWRWRDESSWWAWLAGPLLGSFRRVFVYRRVWREAMTLCGLAETFDRRHVLPELLRVRSDQALDVLTVRMVRGQTPEQFQRVSANLAYAFGRRHARVYAERPGDPPTRAGRWGWVLRLVDRARYRDRPTVVYVALVRTDALRTVVPPFPVPSVPDFTALPLARREDLRPWSLHLLATHVLVGGATRSGKGSVLWSLVRVLGSGVASGLVRLWVVDPKGGMEFALGRPMFARFACKSFEAMADLLDEAVTVLRERQTRLAGTVRVHTPTEADPLVVVVVDEMAALTAYLQDVELRKRIASSLGLLLSQGAGVGVLVVAALQDPRKEVLPFRDLFPTRIALGLTEASQVDMVLGDGARNRGALADQMPRWAKGLGYVILDGTPDPMRVRFSYVSDDDIRDMAQRFPAPADASDILAQVGRETATEPVRLPLPRKPSGRLLPDALRNLLDSDGEG
- a CDS encoding DUF2637 domain-containing protein: MTERTESAVRLVILLAIAAIAAMAGAAAFTHVHDLSVAHGQPNWIGWANAVAVELMTIYLGLELRARRRAGRPVGLVGSLLVAFALLSLAAQVAEAHPSVGGWVVAAVPSLAFLALVKVVLSNAPVTPPAVEPDQPDAYRYEEPADATEVEPVRPTVPPPPIVPAALPPRAVQTNRPHVVGIIR